The sequence GATGCGCACCAGGACCTGGCCGCACTCGAGCCGCTCGGGCAGCGCGATGTCGGCCACGACGAGCGGCTTCTTGCTCTCGACCAGGATCGCCGCCTTCATGTGCCCGCCCCTTCGCCTACTCGAAGAAGATCAGCGAGTAGTCGCCGGTGTAGCCGGCGAGCGTGTAGAGGAACCACTCCCACTCCTCGGGGCTGTAGAAGCAGCGCCCGGTGAGCACCCAGTACATCAGGTTCACCTGCTCCTCCTCGTTGCGGAAGGACTCGGTGCAGATGTACTTGTGCTTGCGGCTGACGCGCTCGATCTCCTTGGCCGCCTTCACGACGTCGAAGGCGTGGAGGTTGTGGATGCAGTTGATCGAATAGACCAGGTCGAAGCTCTTGTCCGGGAAGGGCAGCTCGCGCATGTCCGCCTTCTTGAGGAAGGGCTTGATCTCCTCCTTGGCGTGCTCCAGGCCGTAGTCGGAGGTGTCGATCCCGTGCACCTCGAGCCCGGGCAGCTCCTGGGTGAAGTCGTACGCCAGGAAGCCCTTGCCGCAGCCGACGTCCAGGACCCGGTCGCCCGCCTTGAGGCCGTAGTGGTCGATCATGGCGCGCGCCACCTTGCGCCAGCGGCCGTC comes from bacterium and encodes:
- a CDS encoding class I SAM-dependent methyltransferase, with translation MAYVDFLSVIHKATKRDYLARVNEYPKAEAIRISRQYGYDYWDGDRKFGYGGYKYDGRWRKVARAMIDHYGLKAGDRVLDVGCGKGFLAYDFTQELPGLEVHGIDTSDYGLEHAKEEIKPFLKKADMRELPFPDKSFDLVYSINCIHNLHAFDVVKAAKEIERVSRKHKYICTESFRNEEEQVNLMYWVLTGRCFYSPEEWEWFLYTLAGYTGDYSLIFFE